GGGCGGGCTCCTGTTTCGAGAAGGGCACCGACCTGCCGGGCTATGTAGTCGGGACCGGGAACGTAGCGCTGCTCCAGTTCCTTCCCAAACGGTACGTGGATATCCGGGCATGTGATGCGGACGGGCGGCGCCTGGAGATCCCCGAACAGTTCGCTCGTGACGAAGGCGGTTATCTCGCCTCCCCACCCGCCGGTAAGCGGGTTCTCCTCCACCGTCACCAGGCGCCCGGTCTTGGAGACCGACCGAGCCAGTGCCTCCTTGTCGTAGGGGACCAGGGTCTGAAGGTCGATCACCTCCGCCGACCATGGTGCTCCTTCGGCGGCCTGCAGAGCGGCGGGGACCATAGCTCCGAGAGCCACCAGGGTGACATCGGACCCTTCCCTGGCGGTGGCCGCCCGACCGAGCGGGATGATGCCATCCTCGCCGGTCTGTACCGGCTCCCGTTTGGCGTACAGAACCCGGGGCTCCAGGAAGACGACCGGGTTGTCGTCACGGATGGCCGCCCGGAGAAGCCCGTAAGCGTTGTGGGCGCCCGAGGCAACTGCCAGCTTGAGCCCCGGCGTGCCGTACATCCACGATTCCAGCGTCTGGGAATGCTGGCACCCGAAACCGAGCCCCGCCCCGATCGAACCCCGCACGGTGAGCGGCACCGAGACCGTCCCGCGTGACAGGTAGTGGAACTTGGCCGCCTCGGTGACCAGTTGGTCGAGCGCCACTCCGATGAACTCGATGAACATGATCTCCGCCACCGGACGGAGCCCGGTCGAAGCGGCGCCCACGGCGGCGCCCATAAAGCCCATCTCCGAGATCGGCGTGTCCCGCACCCGCGAGGGCCCGAACTCGTTGAGAAGGCCCGCCGACGTCTTGAAGGGCCCTTCGGCCACCGCGACGTCCTCGCCAAACACCACCACATCGGGGTTGATGCGCATCTCGTCGGCCAGCGCCGTGGCGATCGCTTGGTTCATCCGCATCCTGCGCATACCGCTCCCTCCGACGTGTTACGACCAGCAGGGTACTCAAAATGTCCAGTTGGCCCGACAGCCGGCATTGATACGCCGAGTCGAGGTGGTGGGCCAACCCATCGCCGTCCTTTCAAGAACCCTCCTGTACAGTGACCCGCCGCGCCCTCCGACACCGATGGATTTCTGGCGAAGGGGACCGGTCAGACCGAGGTGGCCCGCCACAGCCGGTGGGCCTCGACTGCGAACATGACGGGGAGGACGGTGTCGATCACGTGCCACACGATGGGCTTCGAATTCCAACCCCATGCGTACTCGAACCAGTTGGGGACGAAGGCCAGCGCGACCAGGACCGTTCCGTAGAACATCGCGTTGGATCGGAGCCACGGGCGAAGGTCCCCCGAACTGTCGCCTTCGTACCTGCGCTTCTCCCGCCAGGTGGTCACCATCATCAGTACCAGACCGGCGGCCATGAACACGTCGAGCACGTGCCACACGTTGAGCGCGGAGCCGATGGTCTCCCCATCGGAGTCGTAGGCGTACAGCGGGAACACCATGAAGTGCACCGCCACCGCGATGGCAACGATGAGTAGGTACGCGCTCATCAATCTGTGTAGAGCCATCATTAACTCCGCATCATCCGTCGGTTACTGCTTCGGTGCGGGTGATTCCTCAGTGATCGTGCGCCTCTCGGTCACCCATGACGCTTCCGGTGCTCTCTTCTTAGCCCGTAGGTTGAGAAAGCCCGAGCCACCTCGGTCATTCTGAATGGTCTTGTGTGTTGCTGCAACTACCACCACACTCTTAGTCTGGTCTGGCTAAGCTATGTCCATGGCTACCACGATAGTGAACACTCATGAAGCCAAGTCGCGACTTTCGGAGTTGATCCGCAGAGTCCAGGAAGGCGGCGAGGTCGTCGTCGCCCGGAATGGACAACCTGTCGCCAAGATCATCGCGTGGCCACCGCCACGCCCCGAACGCCGCCCGGGCACGTGGGCAGGCAGGGTGAAGTACCACGGCGACATCGTCGGACCCGATGAGGATGTCATTGCGATGTTCTCCGAATCGGCCGAAAGCGGAAAGGCTTGAGACTGCTGGTCGACAGTCACGTAGCGCTCTGGTGGCTGGAAGGGAGCCCATCGTTGGGACCGGCGTGCCGGAACTCCATCGAGCGCGCCGATCAGGTGTTCTTCTCAGCCGTTACCCCGTGGGAACTCGGGATCAAGAAGGCTCTCGGCAAGGTCTCCTTCCCGGACGGATTGACGGACAGGCTCGAGGCCGAGGGGTTCGAAGCTCTTTCGATTTCACCGCGGCATGCCGAACAGGCGGCCGCCCTTCCGCCGCACCACCGTGACCCCTTCGACCGGATGCTGGTTGCCCAGGCACAACTCGAAGCCCTGGCGCTGGTGACCGCCGACCGCGTCCTCCATCCCTATGACGTGTCGATGATCGAAGCCTTGGAGTGATCGCGCGCCGCCACCTCTCCACCGCGGCGAGAGTCCGAATTCATGACTCCATTACACCGATATCCTCCTGACGCCATGGGAGGGCGATCGGGAGCAACTCGGGTTCGTATGCCGGGCAGGTGTTGAATCCCTCGGCTGCGATAGGGCGGCTGCGCGCGCTGGGATCGCGCCGGCCCCTGCTCCTGCTCAGCGTTTCGGCGGTGGCCTTCAGCACCGCACCTATTTTCGTCCAGGCCTCATCGACCAGCGGCCCGGTGTTCGCGTTCTGGCGGTCATGGATCGGGATCGTGGCGATCTTCGCCTCGGTCACGCTGGCCGGCCGCATCCGCATAGCCTTCCCGCGGGGCCGCGATTGGAGGATTCCCTTCTGGGCCGGCTTCTTCAACGCCGTCTCGATGGTCTGTTTCATGACCGCTGTCAAGTTCACCTCGGTGGTGGACATCTCGTTGCTGACGATGCTCAACCCGGTCCTGATCGCGTTGTGGGCGATCCCGATGTTCGGGGAACGTCCCGGGCTGCGCTTCCGCCTCTGGACGTTCGTGGCGATCCTCGGGTCCGGGGTGGTCATCCTCGGAGGATCGACGGGTCCGGACGGCGACCCGCTGGGAATCGCCCTGGGCATCATGTCGGTCCTGTGCTGGTCTTTCCAGTTCGTGAGCATGAAGCGGGCCCGCGCAACCATGGACACCATCCCCTTGATGGTGGGCATGCTGGTGGTCAGCACGCTGTTCGTGTCGTTGTTCTGCTTCGCCACCCGCGCCGCCGTCTGGAACCTGTCCGGCGCGGACATGCTCAACGTGGTGGGAGTGGTGGTCGTGCCCGGAGGGATGGGCGCCATGCTGCTCTCGTGGAGCCTGCGTTGGGTACCGGCGAACGTCCCCCCGCTCATGTACCTGCCGGCGCCTTTCCTGGCAGGCGCCATGGCCTGGTTCTTCCTCGGGGAAGGCGTGACCCTGGTCCATGTGGGGGGCGGGGCGATGACGCTGGCGGGGGTGGCGGCCGCTCTGGTCAGCCGTTCGGGCAAGGCGCTGCTGGCGACCGCCTACACCCGCCCCACGGCCTCCCCGCCCCCGGTCTGAAGGCGACCATCAGCGTGCTTGCCAGAGTCTCCAGACCTGCTTGGCGGCCTCTTTGCGGGTCTTCCCGTCCATGGAGATGCTGATGTGGGCGGCCTCCTCGTACAAGTGCTTGCGGGCCTCCCAGATCTCGGTGTAGCGCGCGGCCAGGTCGTCATGGCCCAGCAGCAGGGGGCGGTTCTTGGTCTTGCCCTTGGCGATCAGGGAGGCGATCGAGGGTTTGAGCCACACCACCAGTCCGGTATCCCGCATCAGGGAGCGGTTCGCCTCGTCGAGGATGGCGCCGCCGCCGGTGGCCACCACCAGCCGCTCCGAACGCCCGGCGATCCACGCCACCTCCTCGCACTCCATCGTCCGGAAGGCGGGCTCGCCGTGTGTGGCGAAGATCTCGGGGATGGTCATCCCGGCCCGCTCCTTGATCCGATCGTCAGTATCCACCAGGGGAAACCCGCTACGTGCGGAGAGCCGCCGGCCCACCTTGGTCTTCCCGGAACTCATCATCCCGATCAGCCACAGCTTGGAAGTCATGCCTCCACCCTATCCGAACCGGGCAGCGCCACGCTTCCCGACTACCGGCCGCGCTCACAACCTCTCGGCGCCACCGGAGCCTGTCGGTTGCGACCCGGGCGACCCGCAAACGGGAAGCTCAACCGGGTTCGCCGACCCGGTATCCCGGGGGCGGCTTCTCTCCCAGCAGGTGCTCCACCAAGTAGTCCCAGCGCCGGCGGGTGAAGTACGGATCCTCGTTCCAGGTGCCCCATGTGGCGGCGTAGTCATGGTTCCGGTTGGGAAGCACCAGCAGGTCGAAATCCCGGT
The genomic region above belongs to bacterium and contains:
- a CDS encoding shikimate kinase; protein product: MTSKLWLIGMMSSGKTKVGRRLSARSGFPLVDTDDRIKERAGMTIPEIFATHGEPAFRTMECEEVAWIAGRSERLVVATGGGAILDEANRSLMRDTGLVVWLKPSIASLIAKGKTKNRPLLLGHDDLAARYTEIWEARKHLYEEAAHISISMDGKTRKEAAKQVWRLWQAR
- a CDS encoding type II toxin-antitoxin system VapC family toxin, coding for MRLLVDSHVALWWLEGSPSLGPACRNSIERADQVFFSAVTPWELGIKKALGKVSFPDGLTDRLEAEGFEALSISPRHAEQAAALPPHHRDPFDRMLVAQAQLEALALVTADRVLHPYDVSMIEALE
- a CDS encoding DMT family transporter, yielding MLNPSAAIGRLRALGSRRPLLLLSVSAVAFSTAPIFVQASSTSGPVFAFWRSWIGIVAIFASVTLAGRIRIAFPRGRDWRIPFWAGFFNAVSMVCFMTAVKFTSVVDISLLTMLNPVLIALWAIPMFGERPGLRFRLWTFVAILGSGVVILGGSTGPDGDPLGIALGIMSVLCWSFQFVSMKRARATMDTIPLMVGMLVVSTLFVSLFCFATRAAVWNLSGADMLNVVGVVVVPGGMGAMLLSWSLRWVPANVPPLMYLPAPFLAGAMAWFFLGEGVTLVHVGGGAMTLAGVAAALVSRSGKALLATAYTRPTASPPPV
- a CDS encoding alpha-ketoacid dehydrogenase subunit beta — encoded protein: MNQAIATALADEMRINPDVVVFGEDVAVAEGPFKTSAGLLNEFGPSRVRDTPISEMGFMGAAVGAASTGLRPVAEIMFIEFIGVALDQLVTEAAKFHYLSRGTVSVPLTVRGSIGAGLGFGCQHSQTLESWMYGTPGLKLAVASGAHNAYGLLRAAIRDDNPVVFLEPRVLYAKREPVQTGEDGIIPLGRAATAREGSDVTLVALGAMVPAALQAAEGAPWSAEVIDLQTLVPYDKEALARSVSKTGRLVTVEENPLTGGWGGEITAFVTSELFGDLQAPPVRITCPDIHVPFGKELEQRYVPGPDYIARQVGALLETGARPAHWWENREVVA
- a CDS encoding type II toxin-antitoxin system prevent-host-death family antitoxin, coding for MATTIVNTHEAKSRLSELIRRVQEGGEVVVARNGQPVAKIIAWPPPRPERRPGTWAGRVKYHGDIVGPDEDVIAMFSESAESGKA